Proteins from a genomic interval of Methanobacterium sp.:
- a CDS encoding PAS domain S-box protein, with amino-acid sequence MNNRTPGINDEEDEIKTEEYGPLPGLDYRFFEYMQEGVVVYTPVRYGSDKIVDLTITYANLAAYRQRKSLKKELVGKNITEIYGYEASQEELKVANEVLSTGRGTKYETYSTILDKYFSITAFAPKEDLYVTLTTDITKQKKAEKEIRAVNQKLSDIIEFLPDATFVIDKNKQVIAWNNALEQMTGVSKGEMIGKGDYAYSVPFYGYKRPIIIDLIFLTEEEIESKYSYVKREGNTLFAEVFVNNLFGGKGAYVFVKASPLYDTEGNLYGAIESVRDITEQKKAEIELLESEEKFRSTIEQSTDGISIIDEKGVIIEWNKGMEKITGHQREEELGRLIWESQYELLPDEEKTPELYDYIKGTILQFLQTGDTDWINRPLDRRIKRPDGEIRYTQSVTYPIRTEKGIIIGSITRDVTEQKKIEEKLRYEQDLLNTVLNHIPVSVAVAEAPSGKLIRTNEQFEKIWEQPFTPSKDIEDYNVYKGFHPDGTPYKPEEWPLSRSITTGETVINEEISVSFEDGTKKVLNVSSTPIKDKNGQIILGVVIAADITRRKKS; translated from the coding sequence ATGAATAATCGAACACCTGGCATAAATGATGAAGAAGATGAAATTAAAACCGAAGAATATGGTCCTTTACCTGGTTTAGATTATCGTTTTTTTGAGTATATGCAGGAAGGAGTAGTAGTTTATACTCCTGTGCGCTATGGTTCTGATAAAATAGTTGATCTTACTATAACATATGCAAATCTTGCTGCATACAGGCAACGGAAATCTTTAAAAAAAGAACTGGTAGGAAAAAATATTACAGAGATTTATGGATATGAAGCTTCACAAGAGGAGCTTAAAGTAGCTAACGAAGTATTATCTACGGGCCGGGGAACAAAATATGAAACATATTCGACCATTCTTGATAAATATTTCTCAATAACTGCATTTGCGCCAAAAGAAGATTTGTATGTAACATTGACAACAGACATAACTAAACAAAAAAAGGCAGAAAAAGAAATACGTGCAGTAAATCAGAAACTTTCAGATATAATTGAGTTTCTACCTGACGCTACATTTGTAATTGATAAAAATAAGCAGGTAATCGCATGGAATAACGCGCTTGAACAAATGACAGGCGTTTCTAAAGGAGAAATGATAGGTAAAGGTGATTATGCTTATTCAGTACCATTTTATGGTTATAAAAGGCCAATAATAATTGATCTAATTTTTTTAACTGAAGAAGAGATAGAATCTAAATATAGTTATGTAAAAAGGGAAGGGAACACATTATTTGCAGAAGTATTTGTTAATAATCTCTTTGGTGGAAAAGGAGCTTATGTATTTGTTAAAGCATCTCCTCTTTATGATACTGAAGGTAACCTCTATGGTGCTATTGAAAGTGTCAGAGATATAACCGAGCAAAAAAAAGCTGAAATAGAGTTATTGGAAAGTGAAGAAAAGTTCAGGAGTACTATTGAACAGTCAACTGATGGAATTTCAATAATTGATGAAAAAGGAGTTATTATTGAATGGAATAAAGGCATGGAAAAGATAACAGGGCATCAAAGAGAAGAAGAATTAGGTCGGCTGATCTGGGAATCTCAATATGAATTATTGCCTGATGAAGAGAAAACTCCAGAATTATATGATTACATAAAGGGTACAATTTTACAATTCCTGCAAACTGGAGATACAGACTGGATAAATAGGCCATTAGATCGCAGAATTAAGCGCCCTGATGGAGAAATAAGGTATACACAATCAGTAACTTATCCAATTAGAACAGAAAAAGGAATAATAATTGGAAGCATCACTCGAGATGTAACAGAACAGAAAAAAATAGAAGAAAAATTAAGATACGAGCAGGATCTTTTAAATACCGTTTTAAACCATATCCCCGTGTCTGTCGCTGTAGCTGAGGCCCCCTCAGGAAAGTTAATAAGGACTAATGAACAATTCGAAAAAATATGGGAACAACCATTTACACCTTCAAAGGATATTGAAGATTATAATGTTTATAAAGGATTTCATCCAGATGGCACTCCATATAAACCTGAAGAATGGCCTTTATCTCGTTCTATAACAACCGGAGAAACAGTTATCAATGAAGAAATCTCAGTTTCATTTGAAGATGGAACCAAAAAAGTACTGAACGTTAGTTCTACACCAATAAAAGACAAAAATGGACAGATTATATTAGGAGTAGTTATTGCTGCAGATATTACAAGACGTAAAAAAAGCTAA